In Nitrospira sp., the genomic window GAGCCGTTTTATGCCTATCACGTCCAAGCGATCCAGGCTGTGGAGGCGGTGCCTCGGTATGTGAGCATGAGACCGCCGGAGTGGACGTTGGATCTCGAGAGCCTCGAACGGGCGATCACCCCCAGAACCAAAGCCATCGTCGTGAACAGTCCCGGCAATCCTTCCGGCAAAGTCTGTACGCGGCATGAATTGGAGCAGATCGCCGACATCGCCTGTCGCCACAATCTGATGGTGATCACGGACGAGATTTACGAGTATTTCGTGTTCGATGGGCGGGAACATATCAGCATGGCCTCGTTGCCTGGCATGGCCGAGCGGACCATTACCATCGGGGGCTATTCCAAAACCTTCAGCATCACCGGATGGCGTATCGGGTATAGCGTGGCTGAGCCGTCATGGGCCAAGGCGATCGGCGCAATGAGCGACGTGTTGTATGTCTGCGCGCCGACACCTCTGCAGCATGGCGTGGCTGCGGGAATTCGTGCCCTTGCGCCGTCGTTTTACCGCGAGTTGGCTGTCGAACATCAACAGAAGCGAGATCGTTTTTGCGGCGCCTTGGCGAAGGCCGGGCTTCCACCGGCCGTGCCGCAAGGAGCCTACTACGTGTTGGCGGATGTGTCCCGACTTCCGGGAAAGACCGGTCGTGATCGCGCACTCTATCTGCTCGACAAAACCGGGGTGGCAGGTGTGCCGGGAGAGGCGTTCTTCGAAGGACCGGAAGGCCGCCGCTACATGCGGTTTTGTATGGCGAAGACCGACGGCGATCTGGAGAAAGCCAGCCGGGCGATCGAACAGCTCTCGGTGTAGACGGACGGCAAGGACTCGCGATACTAGCGCGTTTGCCAGGATGCGGTTCTGGTCATGGTGCCCCACGTCGCTTTCTTCCCGCGTACCCAGCGATACAGGCCAATCAATTTCCACAGCGAGTTCAATTGGCGGAACCCGAAGTTTTCCAGGACCGCAGCCAGCAGCAACTTCAAGACATCGCGCTGGGCCGGGTAGACGTGGAACGACATCTCTTCCAGCAGTAAGGCGCTCACCGAGAGCAGCACACCGAGGCCCATGGCCGCGACGAGCAGAATCAGCCAGGCCTGCACGGAAACCACTCCCAGAATAAGACCGAGTATCAGGAAGCAGTAGCCGAACACTTCGATCGCCGGTCCGATCCATTCGAAGACAGCCATGAACGGAAAGGCTAGCCAGCCGATCGCCCCGCCCTTGGGGTGAAACATCAGCTCCAGGTGTTTGGTCAAGCTTTCGCAGAGCCCGCGTTGCCATCGGATGCGTTGATTTTTCAGCGTACGCAGATCTTCCGGGGCTTCGGTCCAGCAGACCGAATCGGGGACGAAGGTGATCCGGTAGGGCCTCCCGCTCAATCGCAGGTGGCGATGCAGTCGGACAACCAGCTCCATATCCTCACCGATGGTGTCTGATTGATACCCGCCCACGGCGACGACCGCTTCTTTGCGGAAGATGCCGAACGCGCCGGAGATGATGAGCATGGCATTCATCGGCGACCAGCCCAGGCGTCCGAACAGAAACGCGCGAAGATATTCGACGATCTGGAACAGCGCCAACAGATTCGTGGGGAGGCCGATCTTCGTGAGAAACCCGTTTTCCACGCGACAGCCATTGGCGATGCGCACCGTGCCGCCGCTTGCGACTGTACGGTGGTCGTCCAGAAATGGCTGCACGGCCCGGCGCAGACTGTCCGGCTGGAGGATCGAATCCGCGTCGATGCAGCAAAACAGAGGATAGAGCGAGAGGTTGATGCCGGCGTTCAGGGAATCGGCCTTGCCGCCGTTCTCCTTGTCGATGACGCGCAGGTTGGCATGCAACGATGAATGGTAGATCGCCCGGATTTTCGCAGTCGGGAGCTGGGTGTTGTAGGCCTCCGGGAACGGAAACAGCTCGAACTCCTGGCGGAGGACGTCGA contains:
- a CDS encoding pyridoxal phosphate-dependent aminotransferase is translated as MKKSDRTARLAQSDIRAMTLACAKVKGINMSQGVCDTPVPPVVVQAAQQAMAQGHNTYARFDGIAELREAIAAKLAVYNHITADPETQITVSAGATGSFQATCMALLNPGDEVILFEPFYAYHVQAIQAVEAVPRYVSMRPPEWTLDLESLERAITPRTKAIVVNSPGNPSGKVCTRHELEQIADIACRHNLMVITDEIYEYFVFDGREHISMASLPGMAERTITIGGYSKTFSITGWRIGYSVAEPSWAKAIGAMSDVLYVCAPTPLQHGVAAGIRALAPSFYRELAVEHQQKRDRFCGALAKAGLPPAVPQGAYYVLADVSRLPGKTGRDRALYLLDKTGVAGVPGEAFFEGPEGRRYMRFCMAKTDGDLEKASRAIEQLSV
- a CDS encoding glycosyltransferase family 2 protein, with product MWLETLISISEWLFLLYFLGLTAAYLMLDLIAIVHLRQYLQERVLESLPRSYTGFEPQISILVPAYNEAATIAGSIRSLLQLSYSEYEIVVINDGSKDATIDVLRQEFELFPFPEAYNTQLPTAKIRAIYHSSLHANLRVIDKENGGKADSLNAGINLSLYPLFCCIDADSILQPDSLRRAVQPFLDDHRTVASGGTVRIANGCRVENGFLTKIGLPTNLLALFQIVEYLRAFLFGRLGWSPMNAMLIISGAFGIFRKEAVVAVGGYQSDTIGEDMELVVRLHRHLRLSGRPYRITFVPDSVCWTEAPEDLRTLKNQRIRWQRGLCESLTKHLELMFHPKGGAIGWLAFPFMAVFEWIGPAIEVFGYCFLILGLILGVVSVQAWLILLVAAMGLGVLLSVSALLLEEMSFHVYPAQRDVLKLLLAAVLENFGFRQLNSLWKLIGLYRWVRGKKATWGTMTRTASWQTR